Genomic segment of Gasterosteus aculeatus chromosome 4, fGasAcu3.hap1.1, whole genome shotgun sequence:
gcaaggaggtgtgaaaaggcacgcaagggacacgcaaggggctcttgcgtctgcgtgtccttgcgtctctctgaaaaagaAGCATAAACTCGGCTTAAGGCTGACCTGCTTCCTCAGGGCCTCAAACGCAGCACTGATGGTGTGGACTCGTGTTCTCTCGCGGGCGTTGGCTAGAAGCCTCCTGGTCTGCTGGATTGCTTTTACCTCTGGAAGACGGCCATGTCCATCAGCGCTCCCCCCAGCCAGCATCCCTGGAGACTCCTGAGAGCAGaaggacatttgtttttctgtttcaatGAATAAACAACAGAGCAACAGAATTTTACTGAACGTGTCCTCTGGAACAGAGCTTGTAACCTACAAGTCCCTCGGAGGGTTTTTCCCACAGGACAGCAAGGTTATCTTACATTTAATACTCCATAGTGAATATATTCCTTAACGTGAACAGCAGCAGTAGGTTTGGCTGACCCGAGCCCATGGGAAAACCCTACCAGACCTAGAAGGCAGCGTTTAATCATTCTAGCCAAACCCTGATTAACACCATAATCAACCTCAGGATCATGTGCACCTCACTAAAGCAAATGAttgatttaaatacatttttatacattttgtaataaatgtGTTACCCCACTGGGTTTTACTTTGAGAAAATAAGATTTGGGCACTCCGAAGAAGAGTTGAGCTAGATGTTTTGAAGGGAGTTTATAGAGGAACCAAGAAAACAAGACAGCTTGAAGCAGTGTAAGGACTGTTCAACAATGCTGTGCTACATGTGTCATAAGTCACCACAATGAGACAATCAGTACATGAAAGCATCATTTACTCATAGGCCTGTACTGATAGCCAACATACGTTGCCATGTGCAGTCTTTCTATTACAGAACGGCACTTAAATATTGAGGATGGGGAAATCCGTACCACAGGAAGTCAAACTCAAAAACGTCATCGAGCACCAAACAAATATCCCCTTGAAAAGTAGTTATTAATAATTGCTGAGCATTGCCCATCCCAAATAATCACAACACATCCGACAAATACTCACATTCACCTTGGGTGACTGGTCCTGGAGATCCATATACTCGTGGCACACGGGGGGCTGGGAGACTCTCGGGACCGGCAGAGCTGAAGTCTGATGCTCCAGGGAGAAGGCCTGGTGGTTGGGTGAATGACTGTGGCTGATGCTGGAGGATGTCGACGGTGGGAAGGTGGAGCGGAGGCCCAGTTTGATTCTATTGGACAGAGGCTGGGAGATAGCGGTGGGCCAGTGGGAGATCTCAGAGTTGGAGAACGAAGAAGTGGGTAACTGGGAGAGTTTGGGAGTGATGGCAGGCACGTTAATGCCAATTCTCATGTCTATGGCAGCACTTTGAGCTGGAGCCATGTTATTCTCTGGTAGTCTGGATAGAACCCCTGTTGTACTGGCCATCCCCTCATGTGACATCATCAGCTGTCTCTGTAGAGGAGCCAACCTGTTGACATTACACGCCTCTGTCTGGTTGTCGTCTTCTGAGTTCATATCAGACATATTCTCTGCATAGGTTGTCATGCTCTCAGGTTCAGGCCCACTGTAGAGCCTCTTAGGCTCCCGAG
This window contains:
- the atoh8 gene encoding transcription factor atoh8 isoform X2, producing MKNPHLLSNTWSRSIDKDPALISVPGTNKKFKRKSREPKRLYSGPEPESMTTYAENMSDMNSEDDNQTEACNVNRLAPLQRQLMMSHEGMASTTGVLSRLPENNMAPAQSAAIDMRIGINVPAITPKLSQLPTSSFSNSEISHWPTAISQPLSNRIKLGLRSTFPPSTSSSISHSHSPNHQAFSLEHQTSALPVPRVSQPPVCHEYMDLQDQSPKESPGMLAGGSADGHGRLPEVKAIQQTRRLLANARERTRVHTISAAFEALRKQVPCYSYGQKLSKLAILRIACNYILSLAQLAELDYSPDHNSLNFSQCVEQCTRTLQAEGRSKKRKE
- the atoh8 gene encoding transcription factor atoh8 isoform X1, encoding MKNPHLLSNTWSRSIDKDPALISVPGTNKKFKRKSREPKRLYSGPEPESMTTYAENMSDMNSEDDNQTEACNVNRLAPLQRQLMMSHEGMASTTGVLSRLPENNMAPAQSAAIDMRIGINVPAITPKLSQLPTSSFSNSEISHWPTAISQPLSNRIKLGLRSTFPPSTSSSISHSHSPNHQAFSLEHQTSALPVPRVSQPPVCHEYMDLQDQSPKVNESPGMLAGGSADGHGRLPEVKAIQQTRRLLANARERTRVHTISAAFEALRKQVPCYSYGQKLSKLAILRIACNYILSLAQLAELDYSPDHNSLNFSQCVEQCTRTLQAEGRSKKRKE